A part of Candidatus Neomarinimicrobiota bacterium genomic DNA contains:
- a CDS encoding MBL fold metallo-hydrolase, with product MRIKSIVTGPFQANTYLVWKESEGRVIIIDPGDEAELLKEEIVRENLSLGAILVTHAHLDHIGAVDELRKWSGAAVCLPEREREALGWLPESYRFFGLPEKPIPYVDHWLTPEQTNLTDILTPAQLGGLAIAVHATPGHSIGGVCYAMDKHWFVGDTLFCGSVGRIDLPGGDWPTLQESLRYLMHLHDDIVIHPGHGPETTIGWEKRTNPFLLEIRDQDTG from the coding sequence GTGCGGATAAAGTCCATTGTTACAGGTCCTTTTCAGGCGAACACATACCTGGTATGGAAGGAAAGTGAAGGTCGTGTCATCATCATTGATCCCGGGGATGAGGCTGAGCTGCTAAAGGAAGAAATCGTCCGCGAGAACCTCAGTCTTGGTGCCATCCTAGTCACCCACGCCCATCTCGATCATATCGGAGCCGTAGATGAATTGCGGAAATGGAGTGGAGCAGCCGTCTGTCTTCCTGAGCGGGAGCGGGAGGCGCTCGGCTGGCTGCCCGAATCATACCGCTTTTTTGGCCTCCCTGAGAAGCCCATCCCCTACGTGGATCATTGGCTGACTCCGGAACAGACAAATCTCACTGACATACTGACCCCCGCCCAGCTGGGGGGTCTGGCAATCGCCGTTCACGCGACACCGGGTCATTCAATAGGCGGCGTATGCTATGCGATGGACAAGCATTGGTTTGTAGGGGATACCCTGTTTTGCGGTTCTGTAGGACGTATCGACCTTCCCGGGGGTGATTGGCCCACCCTCCAGGAATCGCTACGTTACCTGATGCATCTCCATGATGATATCGTGATTCATCCGGGCCATGGCCCCGAGACCACTATTGGCTGGGAGAAAAGAACCAATCCCTTCCTCCTGGAAATTCGTGATCAAGATACAGGATGA